The following proteins are encoded in a genomic region of Streptomyces collinus Tu 365:
- a CDS encoding serine/threonine-protein kinase, with protein sequence MNGEGSDNSGRRVVDGRFELEARLGGGGMGMVWRATDLALQRSVAVKEVRPPDPDLAEYDPEAARMLRERVLREARALARVDHPNVVTIHHIVDGGPGTYPWIVMELVTGGSLADRLERGPMSPREAARTGREVLAALRAAHEAGIQHRDVKPANVLLRPDGRPVLTDFGIAAVREASSLTATGSVIGTPDYMAPERVSGHDGGPASDLWSLAMMLYAAVEGHHPLRRGTTLATLAAVLSDDIPPPVKAGPLRDVLTRVLVRDPAARPGAAELERMLETAAREAEAPTSFQLHAPSAPPVQPHAPSAPPVQPHVPSAPSVQPHAPSAPPVPGPADTVPTGFGPAPAMTSGPYAAPGTPTAYPGPHDARPGSPTVAVRPDRPRRWALVGLPAAGVALAGVLVWTQLPDSGTHGSGSTARGSSAAGGPATTRSPAGDPATTPSAEDPTDTTKDLLTPDGIRGVIRAFRKETGRDRYGSFTVYPGYVSADLMVKGSDTAYDSYTYYVGRGVQKGIISNSLSGGEKPVRLDGFDWDKVPGLLAEAKRKLKVDHVNTRYLVVNLPDDTFGDPAGMSVYLSNAYSQSGYIAATPKGKVLRVMPYDG encoded by the coding sequence ATGAACGGTGAGGGCAGCGACAACAGCGGCAGACGCGTTGTCGACGGGCGGTTCGAGCTGGAAGCACGGCTCGGCGGTGGCGGAATGGGCATGGTCTGGCGTGCGACGGACCTGGCGCTCCAGCGGAGCGTGGCCGTGAAGGAGGTCCGGCCGCCCGACCCGGACCTCGCCGAGTACGACCCGGAGGCCGCCCGGATGCTCCGTGAGCGCGTCCTGCGCGAGGCGCGCGCCCTGGCCCGGGTCGACCACCCCAACGTCGTGACCATCCACCACATCGTCGACGGCGGCCCGGGAACCTACCCCTGGATCGTCATGGAACTCGTCACCGGCGGCTCCCTCGCCGACCGCCTGGAGCGCGGACCGATGAGCCCCCGGGAGGCGGCCCGGACCGGGCGCGAGGTGCTGGCCGCGCTGCGCGCCGCCCACGAGGCCGGGATCCAGCACCGCGACGTGAAGCCGGCCAACGTGCTGCTGCGGCCCGACGGCCGCCCGGTGCTCACGGACTTCGGCATCGCCGCCGTCCGGGAGGCGAGCTCCCTCACGGCCACCGGGTCGGTCATCGGCACCCCCGACTACATGGCCCCCGAACGCGTCTCGGGCCACGACGGCGGCCCCGCCTCGGACCTGTGGTCGCTGGCGATGATGCTGTACGCGGCCGTCGAGGGCCACCACCCGCTGCGCCGCGGCACGACCCTGGCGACGCTCGCCGCCGTCCTCTCCGACGACATCCCGCCGCCGGTCAAGGCCGGGCCGCTGCGGGACGTCCTGACCCGCGTCCTCGTCCGGGACCCCGCGGCCCGGCCCGGCGCCGCGGAACTGGAACGCATGCTGGAGACCGCGGCCCGCGAGGCCGAGGCGCCCACTTCCTTCCAGCTGCACGCCCCCTCCGCCCCGCCGGTCCAGCCGCACGCCCCCTCCGCCCCGCCGGTCCAGCCGCACGTCCCCTCCGCCCCGTCGGTCCAGCCGCACGCCCCCTCCGCCCCGCCGGTCCCCGGCCCGGCGGACACGGTGCCCACCGGCTTCGGACCCGCGCCCGCCATGACCTCCGGCCCGTACGCCGCACCCGGCACCCCGACGGCGTACCCGGGCCCGCACGACGCGCGTCCCGGCTCCCCCACCGTCGCCGTGCGTCCGGACCGCCCGCGCCGCTGGGCGCTGGTCGGCCTGCCGGCCGCGGGCGTGGCGCTCGCCGGGGTGCTCGTCTGGACGCAGCTCCCGGACAGCGGCACCCACGGTTCGGGGTCCACCGCCCGCGGGTCCTCCGCCGCCGGCGGCCCGGCCACCACCCGGTCGCCGGCCGGCGACCCGGCCACCACGCCCTCCGCGGAGGACCCGACCGACACGACGAAGGACCTGCTGACACCGGACGGCATCCGCGGCGTGATCCGCGCGTTCAGGAAGGAGACCGGCCGGGACCGGTACGGATCCTTCACGGTGTACCCCGGGTACGTCTCCGCCGACCTGATGGTGAAGGGCAGCGACACCGCCTACGACTCGTACACGTACTACGTGGGCCGGGGCGTCCAGAAGGGCATCATCAGCAACTCGCTGTCGGGCGGGGAGAAGCCCGTCAGACTGGACGGCTTCGACTGGGACAAGGTCCCGGGCCTGCTGGCCGAGGCGAAGCGCAAGCTGAAGGTCGACCACGTGAACACCCGCTACCTGGTGGTCAACCTCCCGGACGACACCTTCGGCGACCCCGCCGGCATGTCCGTCTATCTCAGCAACGCCTACAGCCAGAGCGGGTACATCGCGGCCACCCCGAAGGGCAAGGTCCTCAGGGTCATGCCCTACGACGGCTGA
- a CDS encoding TetR/AcrR family transcriptional regulator has product MPNTAPSAPTRQRIITAVLRIIGEDGVAAVTNRRIAREAGVSLGSVTYHFETQHDLLRESLLHFVREEARHFTELADQCRTEDLGIEDAASLAGQVACGSALDSAHLAPFELYLHAGRDERLREAAAEAFRAYDRLAARVLTALGVPDAERLAATTVALVMGLQLRRLATGGPAEDLVDALLLLAPGAVGSPATTADPV; this is encoded by the coding sequence ATGCCGAACACCGCCCCCTCCGCCCCGACGCGCCAGCGCATCATCACCGCCGTCCTGCGGATCATCGGTGAGGACGGGGTAGCGGCGGTGACCAACCGGCGGATCGCCAGGGAGGCCGGGGTGTCCCTCGGCTCGGTCACCTACCACTTCGAGACCCAGCACGACCTGCTGCGCGAGAGCCTGCTGCACTTCGTGCGCGAGGAGGCCCGGCACTTCACCGAGCTCGCCGACCAGTGCCGGACCGAGGACCTCGGTATCGAGGACGCCGCCTCGCTGGCCGGCCAGGTCGCCTGCGGCTCGGCGCTCGACAGCGCCCATCTCGCGCCGTTCGAGCTGTACCTGCACGCCGGTCGCGACGAGCGGCTGCGCGAGGCGGCGGCCGAGGCGTTCAGGGCCTACGACCGGCTCGCCGCGCGCGTCCTCACCGCACTGGGCGTGCCGGACGCGGAACGCCTGGCGGCCACGACGGTCGCCCTCGTGATGGGCCTGCAACTGCGCCGGCTGGCCACCGGCGGTCCCGCGGAGGACCTGGTCGACGCCCTCCTCCTGCTCGCCCCCGGCGCCGTCGGCAGCCCTGCCACCACGGCGGACCCGGTCTGA
- a CDS encoding TetR family transcriptional regulator, which yields MPQTGSGSTTRDAIHTAAARLFRDQGFARTTVRRIAADAGTDPALVIRHFKSKELLFLETMHLTIDDEPLLDVPLEELGERLAQLLLELDGSARGIFLALVRGSNEAQILDRLRETHEKVFVEPLRGRLSGPDADLRARLAASLAGGLLYALWVARDESLLRTDGKELIAHYGALFQEILTPCP from the coding sequence ATGCCGCAGACCGGTTCCGGTTCCACCACCCGCGATGCCATCCACACCGCCGCCGCCCGGCTCTTTCGCGACCAGGGGTTCGCCCGGACCACCGTCCGCAGGATCGCGGCGGACGCCGGGACCGACCCGGCGCTGGTGATCCGTCACTTCAAGAGCAAGGAGCTGCTCTTCCTGGAGACGATGCACCTGACCATCGACGACGAACCGCTGCTCGACGTGCCACTGGAGGAGTTGGGCGAGCGCCTCGCCCAACTCCTCCTGGAGCTCGACGGATCGGCGCGGGGCATCTTCCTGGCCCTCGTGCGGGGCAGCAACGAGGCCCAGATCCTCGACCGGCTCCGGGAGACCCACGAGAAGGTGTTCGTCGAGCCGCTGCGCGGGCGGCTGTCCGGACCCGACGCCGACCTGCGGGCCCGGCTGGCGGCGTCGCTGGCGGGAGGGCTGCTGTACGCGCTGTGGGTGGCCAGGGACGAGAGCCTGCTCCGGACCGACGGCAAGGAACTCATCGCCCACTACGGGGCGCTGTTCCAGGAGATCCTGACGCCCTGTCCCTGA
- a CDS encoding long-chain-fatty-acid--CoA ligase, protein MANLAEFLSETAGERPDATALRLGTRTTTYAELDRLSAQAAALLRTEGLRTGDRVALMLPNVPEFVVLYYAVLRAGGIVVPMNPLLKERETEYHLRDSGAVLLFEWHQAPGEGAQGAAAAGVRRIAVEPDAFAAELTRLEPRPEVATVAGDDVAVLLYTSGTTGRPKGAALTHAGLRHNTEVNVVHVQRLTSDDVIVGCLPLFHIFGQTCTMNVAVYSGAALTLIPRFDPQAVLDAVARDRATVFEGVPTMYAALLQHPGAADADVSTLRMCVSGGASLPVEILHGFERRFGCMVLEGFGMSETSPVVSFNHPDRPRKPGSIGTPIRDVEVRLLGDDGRDVAPGEVGELVVRGPNLMKGYWNRPEETAVTVPDGWLRTGDLARRDEDGYLYIVDRKKDMIIRGGYNVYPREIEEVLHEHPAVALAAVVGVPDERLGEEVAAAVVLRPGAGASAEELQAYVRDRVAAYKYPRRLWLVDALPMGPSGKILKREISAPVH, encoded by the coding sequence ATGGCGAATCTGGCGGAGTTCCTTTCCGAGACCGCGGGCGAGCGGCCCGACGCCACGGCGTTGCGGCTGGGGACGCGGACCACCACCTACGCCGAACTGGACCGGCTCAGCGCGCAGGCCGCCGCCCTGCTGCGCACCGAGGGCCTGCGGACCGGCGACCGGGTCGCCCTGATGCTGCCGAACGTGCCCGAGTTCGTCGTCCTGTACTACGCCGTGCTGCGCGCCGGCGGCATCGTCGTACCGATGAACCCGCTGCTCAAGGAGCGGGAGACCGAGTACCACCTGCGCGACTCCGGCGCCGTGCTGCTCTTCGAGTGGCACCAGGCGCCCGGCGAGGGTGCCCAGGGCGCGGCGGCGGCCGGTGTGCGGCGCATCGCCGTCGAACCCGACGCCTTCGCCGCCGAACTGACGCGTCTGGAGCCCCGGCCCGAGGTGGCCACGGTCGCCGGTGACGACGTCGCCGTCCTGCTGTACACCTCGGGGACGACCGGCCGGCCCAAGGGTGCCGCGCTCACCCACGCGGGACTGCGCCACAACACCGAGGTCAACGTCGTCCACGTGCAGCGGCTGACCTCCGACGACGTCATCGTGGGCTGTCTGCCGCTGTTCCACATCTTCGGGCAGACCTGCACCATGAACGTCGCCGTGTACAGCGGCGCCGCGCTCACCCTCATACCCAGGTTCGACCCGCAGGCCGTGCTGGACGCCGTCGCCCGCGACCGTGCGACCGTCTTCGAGGGCGTGCCCACGATGTACGCGGCCCTGCTGCAGCACCCGGGTGCCGCCGACGCCGACGTGTCCACCCTGCGCATGTGCGTCTCGGGCGGCGCGTCCCTGCCGGTGGAGATCCTGCACGGATTCGAGCGGCGGTTCGGCTGCATGGTGCTGGAGGGCTTCGGCATGTCCGAGACCAGCCCGGTCGTCTCCTTCAACCATCCCGACCGCCCCCGCAAGCCCGGGTCCATCGGGACGCCCATCCGCGATGTCGAGGTGCGCCTGCTGGGCGACGACGGCCGCGACGTGGCCCCGGGCGAGGTCGGCGAACTCGTGGTGCGCGGGCCCAATCTGATGAAGGGCTACTGGAACCGCCCGGAGGAGACCGCGGTCACCGTGCCCGACGGCTGGCTGCGCACGGGCGACCTGGCCCGGCGGGACGAGGACGGCTACCTGTACATCGTCGACCGCAAGAAGGACATGATCATCCGCGGCGGCTACAACGTCTACCCGCGGGAGATCGAGGAGGTCCTGCACGAGCACCCCGCGGTCGCCCTGGCGGCGGTCGTCGGTGTGCCCGACGAGCGGCTGGGCGAGGAGGTGGCGGCGGCGGTCGTCCTGCGCCCGGGGGCCGGGGCGAGCGCGGAGGAACTCCAGGCGTACGTGCGGGACCGGGTGGCGGCGTACAAGTACCCGCGCAGGCTCTGGCTGGTGGACGCGCTGCCCATGGGCCCGAGCGGGAAGATCCTCAAGCGCGAGATCTCCGCCCCGGTGCACTGA
- a CDS encoding arabinofuranosidase catalytic domain-containing protein translates to MRGKRSILAVLALLLGALVGVAGPAHAAGSLPCDIYGGAGTPCVAAHSTVRALFAGYAGPLYQVTRASDGAKADIGLLAAGGYADAGRQDTFCGGTTCRITRIYDQTARHNDLTPGPAGTAGMGADRGADAGEIAVTAGGHKVYGVWISPGVGYRYTGVASGVAVNGQPEGAYMVASGTHVGSACCFDYGNAESAPADTGNGHMDAVSIATTCYFAPCTGSGPWVEADLENGMFQGDNGSNTANRGNGSTYVTAVLKNNGQTRYALKGGDARSGGLTTWWDGALPTRGGYQPMHQEGGIILGIGGDNSNWNRGTFFEGVMVSGYPTDAAENAVQANIVSVGYTGQTDVPNGPQGTVTGPGGKCVDVAADDTGVDGTAVQLWDCQTYAEDQHWTHNADGSLGTLGRCLDVDGNGTANGTQVELWDCNGVGGQKWVQQADGSLLNPQSGRCLDSPGGATANGTRLQIWDCNGAAAQKFSVGGGAPVTGPGGKCVDVAADDTGVDGTAVQLWDCQSWAVDQHWFHRSDTSLGTLGRCLDVVGNGTANGTQVELWDCNGVGGQKWVQQADGSLLNPQSGRCLDSPGGATANGTRLQIWDCNGSAAQKFRLG, encoded by the coding sequence ATGCGCGGAAAGAGATCGATCCTTGCCGTCCTGGCACTCCTGCTGGGTGCCCTGGTCGGCGTGGCCGGGCCGGCGCATGCCGCCGGCTCCCTGCCCTGCGACATCTACGGGGGCGCCGGCACCCCGTGCGTCGCCGCGCACAGCACGGTACGCGCGCTGTTCGCCGGCTACGCCGGTCCCCTGTACCAGGTCACCCGGGCCTCGGACGGCGCCAAGGCCGACATCGGCCTGCTGGCGGCCGGCGGCTACGCGGACGCCGGACGCCAGGACACCTTCTGCGGCGGCACGACCTGCCGGATCACCCGGATCTACGACCAGACCGCACGGCACAACGACCTGACCCCGGGGCCGGCCGGCACCGCCGGCATGGGCGCGGACCGTGGCGCGGACGCCGGTGAGATCGCGGTCACCGCCGGCGGCCACAAGGTCTACGGCGTGTGGATCTCGCCCGGCGTCGGCTACCGCTACACGGGCGTCGCCTCGGGTGTGGCCGTCAACGGGCAGCCCGAAGGCGCCTACATGGTGGCCAGCGGCACCCACGTGGGCTCCGCCTGCTGCTTCGACTACGGCAACGCCGAGAGCGCGCCGGCCGACACCGGCAACGGTCACATGGACGCCGTGAGCATCGCGACCACCTGCTACTTCGCGCCCTGCACCGGCTCCGGACCCTGGGTCGAGGCGGACCTGGAGAACGGCATGTTCCAGGGGGACAACGGCTCTAACACCGCCAACCGCGGCAACGGCAGCACGTACGTCACCGCCGTGCTCAAGAACAACGGGCAGACGCGGTACGCCCTCAAGGGCGGCGACGCGCGGTCCGGGGGACTGACCACGTGGTGGGACGGCGCCCTGCCGACGCGCGGCGGTTACCAGCCGATGCACCAGGAGGGCGGCATCATCCTCGGCATCGGCGGCGACAACAGCAACTGGAACAGGGGCACGTTCTTCGAGGGCGTGATGGTCTCCGGCTATCCGACGGACGCCGCCGAGAACGCGGTGCAGGCGAACATCGTCTCGGTCGGCTACACCGGGCAGACCGACGTGCCCAACGGGCCGCAGGGGACGGTCACCGGTCCGGGCGGCAAGTGCGTCGACGTGGCGGCCGACGACACCGGGGTCGACGGCACCGCCGTGCAGCTGTGGGACTGCCAGACCTATGCCGAGGACCAGCACTGGACCCACAACGCCGACGGCTCCCTGGGCACGCTGGGCCGCTGCCTCGATGTCGACGGCAACGGGACGGCGAACGGTACGCAGGTCGAGCTGTGGGACTGCAACGGGGTCGGTGGTCAGAAGTGGGTGCAGCAGGCGGACGGTTCGCTGCTGAACCCGCAGTCCGGGCGGTGTCTGGACTCGCCCGGCGGGGCCACGGCCAACGGCACCCGGCTGCAGATCTGGGACTGCAACGGCGCGGCGGCGCAGAAGTTCTCGGTGGGCGGCGGCGCCCCGGTCACCGGTCCGGGCGGCAAGTGCGTCGACGTGGCGGCCGACGACACCGGGGTCGACGGCACCGCCGTGCAGCTGTGGGACTGTCAGTCCTGGGCGGTCGACCAGCACTGGTTCCACCGCTCCGACACCTCGCTCGGCACGCTGGGCCGCTGCCTCGACGTCGTCGGCAACGGGACGGCGAACGGTACGCAGGTCGAGCTGTGGGACTGCAACGGGGTCGGTGGTCAGAAGTGGGTGCAGCAGGCGGACGGTTCGCTGCTGAACCCGCAGTCCGGGCGGTGTCTGGACTCGCCCGGCGGGGCCACGGCCAACGGCACCCGGCTGCAGATCTGGGACTGCAACGGATCGGCGGCGCAGAAGTTCAGGCTGGGCTGA
- a CDS encoding SDR family NAD(P)-dependent oxidoreductase — MRIAGATVLLTGVTGGIGGALAAELSARGARLILTGRRREALEPLAERYGARTVVADLADAGDVERLAEEAADTDILVANAALPSSGEVLDYTPAQIDRALAVNLRAPAMLARLLAPAMVTAGRGHLCFVGSLSGVAATRSSSLYNATKFGLRGFSLAFRQDLHGTGVGVSIVQPGFVRDLGMFANTGSAAPGGVRTVAPERVVKGVTRAIERDVAEINVAPLELRFLTKVASQFPGFSERVQRLAGAERSMDAIVAAQRSSR, encoded by the coding sequence GTGCGGATCGCTGGGGCAACTGTGCTGCTGACCGGAGTCACGGGTGGGATCGGCGGCGCGCTCGCCGCCGAACTGTCGGCCCGCGGCGCCCGGCTGATACTCACCGGGCGGCGGCGCGAGGCGCTGGAGCCGCTCGCCGAGCGCTACGGCGCGCGGACGGTGGTGGCCGATCTGGCCGACGCCGGCGACGTCGAGCGGCTGGCGGAGGAGGCCGCGGATACGGACATCCTGGTCGCCAATGCGGCGCTGCCCTCCAGCGGTGAGGTGCTCGACTACACGCCGGCGCAGATCGACCGTGCGCTGGCGGTCAACCTGCGCGCCCCCGCGATGCTGGCCCGGCTGCTCGCCCCCGCCATGGTGACCGCCGGGCGCGGGCACCTCTGCTTCGTGGGGTCGCTCTCGGGCGTCGCGGCCACCCGGTCGTCGTCCCTCTACAACGCGACGAAGTTCGGGCTGCGCGGCTTCTCCCTGGCCTTCCGGCAGGACCTGCACGGCACGGGCGTCGGGGTCTCGATCGTGCAGCCGGGTTTCGTCCGGGACCTGGGCATGTTCGCGAACACCGGGTCGGCGGCGCCAGGGGGCGTGCGCACGGTCGCGCCGGAGCGGGTCGTCAAGGGGGTGACCCGGGCGATCGAGCGGGACGTGGCCGAGATCAACGTGGCCCCGCTGGAACTGCGGTTCCTCACCAAGGTCGCGTCACAGTTCCCGGGCTTCTCCGAGCGGGTGCAGCGGCTGGCGGGCGCGGAGCGGAGCATGGACGCGATCGTGGCGGCCCAGCGCTCCAGCCGCTGA
- a CDS encoding PRC-barrel domain-containing protein, producing the protein MFEAGDIREWRGHEVVDPQGHKIGVLESVYVDTATDRPFFATVTVGLPTRRRLAFVPLVGATVGPGYLKVAHSKDVVKKAPAIDTDGELRATEEPGVFAHYELDYAPGGGGERRLARR; encoded by the coding sequence ATGTTCGAGGCAGGAGATATCCGTGAGTGGCGGGGTCACGAGGTGGTGGACCCGCAAGGCCACAAGATCGGCGTACTGGAGTCGGTCTACGTGGACACGGCGACCGACAGACCCTTCTTCGCGACCGTGACGGTGGGGCTGCCCACCCGTCGCCGGCTGGCGTTCGTACCACTGGTCGGGGCGACGGTCGGTCCGGGCTATCTGAAGGTGGCCCACAGCAAGGACGTGGTGAAGAAGGCACCCGCGATCGACACCGACGGCGAGCTGCGTGCCACGGAGGAACCGGGTGTCTTCGCGCACTACGAACTCGACTACGCGCCGGGCGGCGGCGGCGAGCGGCGTCTCGCCCGCCGCTGA
- a CDS encoding SGNH/GDSL hydrolase family protein, giving the protein MPLPILRRVMAASIAAAGTLALSVTGVTGSPAHAATPLKYAALGDSYSAASGVLPVDLGNLLCLRSTANYPHVIAARTGARLTDVTCGAAQTKDFTQAQYPGVAPQVDAVAADTDLVTLTIGGNDNGTFINAMLACGTAGVLSGGKGSPCKDKYGTSFDDAIDAHTYPALKTALNSVRAKAPGARVAVLGYPWITPATADPACFAQLPIASGDVPYLRALQTHLNAVVARAAAETGSTYVDFAQASEGHDACEAPGTRWIEPLLFGQNIVPVHPNALGERRMAERTLSVLGLG; this is encoded by the coding sequence ATGCCCCTGCCCATCCTGCGCCGTGTCATGGCCGCGTCAATTGCGGCCGCCGGAACGCTGGCCCTCAGCGTCACCGGCGTCACCGGCAGCCCCGCCCACGCCGCCACCCCCCTGAAGTACGCCGCCCTCGGCGACAGTTACAGCGCCGCCTCGGGCGTCCTGCCCGTGGACCTCGGCAACCTGCTGTGTCTGCGCTCCACGGCCAACTACCCGCACGTCATCGCCGCGCGCACCGGAGCCCGGCTGACGGACGTCACCTGCGGCGCCGCCCAGACCAAGGACTTCACCCAGGCGCAGTACCCGGGGGTCGCACCCCAGGTGGACGCGGTCGCCGCGGACACCGACCTGGTGACGCTGACGATCGGCGGCAACGACAACGGCACCTTCATCAACGCCATGCTCGCCTGCGGCACCGCGGGCGTCCTCAGCGGCGGCAAGGGCAGCCCCTGCAAGGACAAGTACGGCACCTCGTTCGACGACGCGATCGACGCCCACACCTACCCCGCGCTCAAGACCGCCCTGAACAGTGTCCGCGCCAAGGCGCCCGGCGCCCGGGTGGCGGTGCTCGGCTACCCGTGGATCACGCCGGCGACGGCCGACCCGGCCTGCTTCGCCCAGCTTCCGATCGCCTCGGGCGACGTGCCGTACCTGCGTGCCCTGCAGACCCACCTCAACGCCGTCGTCGCACGGGCGGCCGCGGAGACCGGCTCGACCTACGTCGACTTCGCCCAGGCGTCCGAAGGCCACGACGCGTGCGAGGCCCCCGGCACACGGTGGATCGAACCGCTGCTGTTCGGCCAGAACATCGTCCCGGTGCACCCCAACGCCCTGGGGGAGCGGCGGATGGCGGAGCGCACCCTGTCCGTCCTCGGGCTGGGCTGA
- a CDS encoding FAD binding domain-containing protein produces MLLRLPTTVSEARECLAEGAVPIGGATLLWAEWQRDGFPTLAMSLRGVPEANALGRGTLGAAVVLHRIDDRVPDVLRLAAASVGTGAVRRTATVGGNLVGSTLRCLLPAALVLEARASVLGPDGVRETELSEVTAKRPLLLGLRWREPVASAYRKLPADPGGRPPRTVSVALHADTSGRRLRVAVRDGYEVIDGDAPYGDAPGTAPRTLRGTGLRALPEAAWDAVDEQVEAVLRAADDG; encoded by the coding sequence ATGCTGTTGCGACTGCCCACCACCGTGTCCGAGGCACGGGAGTGTCTGGCCGAGGGCGCGGTGCCGATCGGCGGGGCCACGCTGCTGTGGGCCGAGTGGCAGCGGGACGGGTTTCCGACCCTGGCGATGTCGCTGCGCGGCGTCCCGGAGGCCAACGCGCTCGGGCGGGGGACGCTGGGCGCGGCGGTGGTGCTGCACCGGATCGACGACCGGGTGCCGGACGTGCTGCGGCTGGCCGCCGCAAGCGTGGGGACAGGCGCCGTGCGCCGGACGGCGACGGTCGGCGGCAATCTCGTGGGCAGCACGTTGCGCTGCCTGCTGCCCGCCGCGCTCGTCCTGGAGGCGCGGGCGTCGGTGCTGGGGCCGGACGGCGTCCGGGAGACCGAGCTGTCCGAGGTCACGGCCAAGCGCCCGTTGTTGCTCGGCCTGCGCTGGCGGGAGCCGGTCGCCAGCGCCTACCGCAAGCTGCCGGCCGACCCGGGCGGCCGCCCACCGCGCACCGTCTCCGTCGCCCTGCACGCCGACACCTCCGGCCGCCGCCTCCGTGTCGCCGTACGCGACGGCTACGAGGTGATCGACGGCGACGCCCCGTACGGCGACGCCCCCGGCACCGCGCCGCGCACGCTCCGCGGAACAGGGCTGCGCGCCCTGCCGGAGGCCGCGTGGGACGCCGTGGACGAGCAGGTGGAAGCGGTGCTGCGGGCCGCCGACGACGGGTGA
- a CDS encoding PP2C family protein-serine/threonine phosphatase: MDVRRGLGVVRQPWQSSHALLVIPVLLIVVITVVDQLVPADIHLGPLLVIAPAITASFAGPWITGLVGFLTVGAQAYIGWHFGVLFTRNVLVQILALTVLSALTVFYCVLRDRRRHQLAQVRMVAEAAQHVLLWPLPEQIGSMRIACLYLAAEAEAQIGGDLYAATPTDSGVRVMIGDVRGKGLSAIGEAALLIGAFREAAHHHTTLPALAKALEQSVARNLPELETEGETGERFATVMLVEIPDTDPITRVLSCGHPPPLLLSAASVALVPVHPAPPLGVHELGEAEYTLDAFSFEPGDTLLLYTDGVIEARDAGGAFYPLAARAAQWAGDSPEQLLHHIRRDLLAHVGGRLDDDAALIALCRVPEAQRGHRHRRPP; encoded by the coding sequence GTGGATGTTCGGCGAGGCCTCGGCGTCGTACGGCAGCCGTGGCAGTCGAGTCACGCGTTGCTGGTGATCCCGGTCCTGCTCATCGTGGTGATCACGGTCGTGGACCAGCTCGTCCCGGCCGACATCCACCTCGGTCCGCTGCTGGTGATCGCCCCCGCGATCACCGCGTCGTTCGCCGGGCCGTGGATCACCGGCCTGGTCGGCTTCCTGACCGTGGGCGCGCAGGCGTACATCGGCTGGCACTTCGGCGTGCTGTTCACCCGCAACGTGCTGGTGCAGATCCTCGCCCTGACGGTCCTGTCGGCGCTGACCGTCTTCTACTGCGTCCTGCGCGACCGGCGCCGCCACCAGCTCGCCCAGGTGCGCATGGTCGCCGAGGCCGCGCAGCACGTCCTGCTGTGGCCGCTGCCGGAGCAGATCGGCTCCATGCGGATCGCCTGCCTGTACCTGGCCGCCGAGGCCGAGGCGCAGATCGGCGGTGACCTGTACGCGGCCACCCCCACCGACAGCGGCGTGCGGGTGATGATCGGCGACGTGCGGGGCAAGGGCCTGTCCGCCATCGGCGAGGCGGCGCTCCTCATCGGCGCGTTCCGGGAGGCCGCCCACCACCACACCACGCTGCCCGCCCTGGCCAAGGCGCTGGAGCAGAGCGTGGCCCGCAACCTGCCGGAGCTGGAGACCGAGGGGGAGACGGGGGAGCGGTTCGCGACCGTGATGCTGGTGGAGATCCCGGACACCGACCCCATCACCCGCGTCCTGAGCTGCGGGCACCCGCCGCCCCTGCTGCTCAGCGCGGCCAGCGTCGCCCTGGTCCCGGTGCACCCGGCGCCCCCGCTCGGGGTGCACGAGCTCGGCGAGGCGGAGTACACCCTCGACGCGTTCTCCTTCGAGCCCGGCGACACCCTCCTTCTCTACACCGACGGTGTGATCGAGGCCCGCGACGCCGGCGGCGCCTTCTACCCGCTCGCCGCGCGGGCCGCCCAATGGGCCGGGGACAGCCCGGAGCAGTTGCTCCACCACATCCGCCGCGACCTCCTCGCCCACGTCGGAGGGCGACTCGACGACGACGCGGCGCTCATCGCGCTCTGCCGGGTGCCCGAGGCCCAGCGCGGCCACCGGCACCGGCGGCCGCCGTGA